In the genome of Flavivirga spongiicola, one region contains:
- the gyrA gene encoding DNA gyrase subunit A: MTEGEKLIPINIEDEMKSAYIDYSMSVIVSRALPDVRDGLKPVHRRVLYGMHELGVRANTAHKKSARIVGEVLGKYHPHGDTSVYDAMVRMAQEWSLRYMLVDGQGNFGSIDGDSPAAMRYTEARMRKISEDMLADIDKETVDHKLNFDDTLQEPTVLPTRIPGLLVNGASGIAVGMATNMPPHNLTEVVNGTIAYIENNDIEIDELITHIKAPDFPTGGTIYGYDGVKEAFHTGRGRIMMRAKTNIEEVNGRECIIVDEIPYQVNKADMIKKTADLVNDKKLEGISTIRDESDRNGMRIVYVLKRDAIPNIVLNKLFKYTALQSSFSVNNIALVNGRPQLLNLKELIHYFVEHRHEVVVRRTTYELRKAEERAHILEGLIIASDNIDEVIAIIRASSNADEARENLIKRFELSEIQAKAIVEMRLRQLTGLEQDKLRSEYEAIMETITDLKDILDKKERRMDIIKEELEVVRDKYGDERRSIIEYAGGDLSIEDMIPDEKVVITISHAGYIKRTSLTEYKTQNRGGVGQKASTTRNEDFLEHLFVGTNHQYMLFFTQKGKCFWMRVYEIPEGSKTSKGRAIQNLINIEQDDKVMAFICTQDLKDEDYINSHYVIMATKNGQVKKTSLEQYSRPRTNGINAITIKEDDVLLEARLTTGTSQVMLALKSGKAIRFEEAKTRPMGRGASGVRGIRLANDKDEVIGMVTIENPQEESVLVVSENGYGKRTYIDDPEDGEPVYRITNRGGKGVKTISITEKTGNLVAIKSVTDNDDLMIINKSGIAIRMVIANLRVMGRATQGVKLINLKGNDSIAAVAKVMHDEDEVEVEDSETIENTDNLEDGTTLDNNDDDNNTEN; this comes from the coding sequence ATGACAGAAGGAGAAAAATTGATTCCTATTAATATAGAAGATGAGATGAAATCGGCTTACATTGATTATTCAATGTCGGTCATTGTGTCACGTGCTTTACCAGATGTAAGAGATGGTTTAAAACCAGTTCACAGACGTGTGCTTTATGGGATGCATGAACTGGGTGTTAGGGCTAATACGGCACATAAAAAATCCGCAAGAATAGTTGGAGAAGTTTTAGGTAAATACCACCCACATGGTGATACGTCTGTTTATGATGCTATGGTTCGTATGGCTCAAGAATGGAGTTTACGTTATATGCTTGTTGACGGGCAAGGGAATTTTGGTTCTATAGATGGAGATAGTCCTGCGGCCATGCGTTATACGGAAGCACGTATGCGCAAAATATCTGAAGACATGTTGGCAGATATTGATAAAGAAACAGTTGATCACAAATTAAATTTTGACGATACTTTACAAGAACCTACTGTGTTGCCGACACGCATTCCAGGGCTTTTAGTTAATGGAGCGTCTGGGATTGCTGTAGGTATGGCTACTAACATGCCTCCGCACAACTTAACCGAAGTCGTTAACGGTACGATTGCTTATATAGAGAATAATGATATTGAAATCGATGAGTTGATTACGCATATTAAAGCTCCCGATTTTCCAACAGGCGGAACTATTTATGGTTACGATGGGGTTAAAGAAGCATTTCATACAGGTCGCGGCAGAATTATGATGCGAGCTAAAACCAATATAGAAGAGGTTAATGGGCGTGAGTGTATTATAGTTGATGAAATTCCTTATCAAGTGAATAAAGCAGACATGATTAAGAAAACTGCTGACTTGGTAAACGATAAAAAACTAGAAGGTATTTCTACTATTCGTGACGAATCTGATAGAAATGGCATGCGTATTGTGTACGTTTTAAAACGTGATGCTATTCCAAACATAGTATTAAATAAACTCTTTAAGTATACAGCTTTACAGTCTTCATTTAGTGTGAATAATATTGCTCTAGTAAATGGACGTCCACAGTTGTTAAACTTAAAAGAATTGATTCATTATTTCGTTGAGCATAGGCATGAAGTTGTTGTAAGACGAACCACTTATGAATTACGAAAAGCGGAAGAACGTGCTCATATTTTAGAAGGATTAATTATTGCTTCGGATAATATTGATGAAGTTATTGCAATTATCAGGGCATCTTCGAATGCTGATGAAGCACGTGAAAACTTAATTAAACGTTTCGAACTTTCAGAAATTCAAGCCAAAGCTATTGTTGAGATGCGTTTGCGTCAGTTGACAGGTTTAGAGCAAGATAAATTACGTTCGGAATATGAAGCCATCATGGAAACGATTACCGACCTTAAAGATATTTTAGACAAGAAAGAACGTCGAATGGATATTATTAAGGAAGAGCTGGAAGTTGTTAGAGATAAATATGGAGATGAGCGTCGTTCGATTATCGAATATGCTGGTGGTGATTTAAGTATTGAAGATATGATTCCTGATGAAAAAGTGGTGATTACCATTTCTCATGCGGGTTATATTAAACGTACATCACTTACAGAATATAAAACTCAAAATAGAGGAGGCGTAGGTCAAAAAGCATCTACGACTCGTAATGAAGATTTCTTAGAACATTTATTTGTAGGGACTAATCACCAGTATATGTTATTCTTTACACAAAAAGGAAAATGTTTCTGGATGCGTGTTTATGAAATCCCTGAAGGTAGTAAAACATCAAAAGGACGCGCTATTCAAAACTTGATAAATATTGAGCAAGATGATAAGGTAATGGCCTTCATTTGTACTCAGGATTTAAAAGATGAAGATTATATTAATAGTCATTATGTGATTATGGCTACTAAGAATGGTCAAGTTAAGAAAACCTCTTTAGAGCAGTATTCACGTCCTAGAACTAATGGAATTAATGCTATTACTATAAAAGAAGATGATGTACTTTTAGAAGCTAGATTAACAACTGGTACTAGCCAAGTCATGTTGGCATTAAAATCTGGAAAAGCAATTCGTTTTGAAGAAGCGAAAACAAGACCTATGGGACGAGGCGCTTCTGGAGTTAGAGGTATTAGACTAGCTAATGACAAAGATGAAGTTATAGGAATGGTAACTATCGAAAACCCACAAGAAGAATCTGTACTAGTAGTTTCTGAGAACGGTTATGGTAAACGTACCTATATTGATGATCCAGAAGATGGAGAGCCAGTATATAGAATTACAAATAGAGGAGGGAAAGGCGTTAAAACCATTTCTATTACAGAGAAAACGGGGAATTTAGTAGCTATAAAAAGTGTAACAGATAATGATGATTTAATGATTATTAATAAATCTGGTATTGCTATACGTATGGTTATAGCAAATTTACGAGTTATGGGAAGAGCCACTCAGGGCGTTAAACTAATCAATTTAAAAGGAAATGATTCTATAGCCGCAGTTGCTAAAGTAATGCATGATGAAGATGAAGTAGAAGTCGAAGACTCTGAAACTATTGAAAACACTGATAATTTGGAGGATGGCACAACTCTTGATAATAATGATGACGATAATAATACCGAAAATTAA
- a CDS encoding tetratricopeptide repeat protein, with protein MRKQLIIALTFSVSVFAFAQKKELKTAERAIKGTKYAEAKTALKQAEALMSNMDDKAKSKFYFLNGEALYAGGAGSIADIDAALVNLSKVKSGYTAEIDQLKQDIANGLLVKGNGAYEKKDFSKASVFFEKSYRATERDTVFLYYAAATAVNVQEYDRALGLYEELKKLGYTGIATQYYATDVKTQEEEAFSSKNVRDISVKAKTHIKPTERISESKKPEIVKNVALIYVNKGDNEKAIAAMKEARAESPNDVNLILSEANVHYKMGNTEEFKRLLEKATQMDPTNPELQYNLGVIAAESKQVEEAKTYYEKAIELDPGYINAYINLAALVLNKEEAMIEEMNGLGTSKADNKRYDVLREQRQDLYREAIPYLTKALEINSKSISAAKTLMNIYSILGETDKYKSMKEKVAMLEEE; from the coding sequence ATGAGAAAACAGTTAATTATAGCTTTGACCTTTTCTGTAAGCGTATTTGCATTTGCGCAGAAAAAAGAGCTGAAAACAGCAGAAAGAGCTATTAAAGGAACAAAGTATGCAGAGGCAAAAACAGCTTTAAAACAAGCAGAAGCATTAATGTCTAATATGGACGATAAGGCAAAATCAAAGTTTTATTTTTTAAATGGAGAAGCGTTGTATGCAGGAGGTGCAGGATCAATAGCCGATATAGATGCTGCTTTAGTTAACCTAAGTAAAGTTAAAAGTGGATATACCGCTGAAATTGATCAATTAAAGCAAGATATAGCTAATGGTTTATTAGTCAAAGGAAATGGCGCTTATGAGAAAAAAGATTTTTCAAAAGCTTCAGTATTTTTTGAAAAATCTTATAGAGCCACAGAAAGAGATACAGTATTTCTTTATTATGCAGCAGCAACAGCAGTTAATGTTCAAGAATATGATAGAGCTTTAGGGCTTTATGAAGAACTTAAAAAGTTAGGATATACGGGTATTGCGACACAGTATTATGCAACAGATGTTAAGACACAAGAAGAGGAGGCATTTAGTAGTAAAAATGTCCGTGATATTTCTGTTAAGGCAAAAACGCATATTAAACCAACTGAGCGTATATCAGAGTCAAAAAAACCAGAGATTGTAAAAAATGTGGCTCTCATATATGTTAATAAAGGTGATAATGAAAAAGCAATTGCTGCAATGAAAGAAGCAAGAGCTGAAAGTCCTAATGATGTTAATTTAATATTATCTGAAGCGAATGTTCATTATAAAATGGGTAATACGGAAGAGTTTAAAAGACTATTAGAGAAAGCGACGCAGATGGATCCTACAAACCCAGAATTACAATATAATTTAGGAGTTATAGCTGCAGAATCTAAGCAGGTTGAAGAAGCAAAAACGTATTATGAAAAAGCCATAGAGTTAGATCCGGGATATATAAATGCATATATAAATTTGGCAGCTTTAGTTTTAAACAAAGAAGAAGCAATGATTGAAGAGATGAATGGTTTAGGAACTTCTAAAGCTGATAATAAACGCTATGATGTGTTAAGAGAACAGCGTCAAGATCTTTATAGAGAAGCGATCCCTTATTTAACTAAAGCGCTTGAGATTAACTCTAAGAGTATTAGTGCGGCAAAAACGTTGATGAACATTTATAGTATTCTTGGAGAAACTGATAAATATAAAAGTATGAAAGAAAAAGTTGCTATGCTTGAAGAAGAATAG
- a CDS encoding IS3 family transposase — protein sequence MEYYKEAHKETLVSTCKLLGVDRQVYYRAIKSKAQRQAIVQKVIALVRGIRNVMPKLGARKLYHLLKKELSALKVGRDKLFKILRANHMLITPKKSYHITTDSHHRFRKHKNLISTMEIEKPESVWVSDITYVGTRSNPSYLALITDAYSKKVVGYNISDSLSMEGSLQALNMALGNRMYKNQPLIHHSDRGLQYCSNEYQQLLMSNNISSSMTEKYDPYENAIAERVNGILKQEFDIARSIKDLDIKKKLIKDAIDIYNDQRPHLSNHMLTPEKMH from the coding sequence ATTGAATACTACAAAGAAGCACACAAAGAAACATTAGTTTCTACCTGTAAATTACTCGGGGTAGACAGACAGGTTTATTATAGGGCTATAAAATCAAAAGCCCAAAGACAAGCCATAGTTCAAAAAGTGATCGCCCTAGTTCGTGGTATACGCAATGTCATGCCCAAGCTAGGAGCTAGAAAGCTGTACCATTTGTTAAAAAAAGAACTATCAGCTCTAAAGGTAGGCAGAGATAAGTTATTTAAAATATTACGAGCTAACCATATGCTTATAACCCCAAAGAAAAGTTACCATATCACTACAGATTCGCACCATCGGTTCAGAAAACACAAAAACCTGATAAGTACCATGGAGATAGAAAAACCAGAATCTGTGTGGGTTAGTGATATAACTTACGTAGGAACTAGGAGCAACCCTTCTTACCTGGCCTTGATCACAGATGCATACTCCAAGAAAGTAGTAGGTTATAATATATCTGATAGCCTAAGTATGGAAGGTTCATTGCAAGCTCTCAATATGGCATTAGGGAATAGAATGTATAAAAACCAACCACTAATACACCACTCTGATAGAGGTTTGCAATACTGTTCTAATGAGTATCAACAACTATTGATGAGTAATAATATAAGTTCAAGTATGACTGAGAAATATGACCCCTATGAAAACGCAATCGCAGAAAGAGTAAATGGGATTTTAAAACAAGAATTTGATATAGCCAGAAGTATTAAAGATCTGGATATAAAGAAGAAACTGATCAAAGATGCAATTGATATTTATAATGATCAAAGGCCTCATTTATCAAATCATATGTTAACTCCTGAAAAGATGCACTAA
- a CDS encoding C40 family peptidase, whose protein sequence is MQYGICNLSIVPLRDEPADTSELVSQVIYGEIFKILEQRKNWSKIRLAFDSYEGWIDNKQYLEITEKAYKSLAKESSKLSADLVEFIEDNNNQLHPILLGSTLNGLSDLNHKYEGNCIDGKKAKDNIVQTAFLYLNTPYLWGGKTPFGIDCSGLTQMVYKLNGYKLLRDASQQATQGEALSFIEESEPGDLAFFDNNEGIITHVGIIMKDNYIIHAHGKVRIDRLDHSGIYNVDKKMHTHKLRVIKKIV, encoded by the coding sequence ATGCAATACGGAATTTGTAATTTAAGCATTGTTCCCCTTAGAGATGAGCCTGCAGATACCAGTGAACTTGTATCTCAAGTAATTTATGGTGAAATTTTTAAAATCTTGGAGCAACGTAAAAACTGGAGTAAAATTCGTTTAGCATTTGATTCTTATGAAGGTTGGATTGACAATAAGCAATATCTAGAAATTACAGAAAAAGCATATAAATCTTTAGCCAAAGAATCTTCTAAACTCTCTGCAGACTTAGTAGAGTTTATTGAAGATAATAATAACCAGTTACATCCTATTTTATTAGGATCTACCTTAAATGGTTTATCCGATTTAAATCATAAGTATGAGGGGAATTGTATAGATGGTAAAAAAGCAAAAGACAACATTGTTCAAACAGCATTTCTATATTTAAACACCCCTTATCTTTGGGGTGGAAAAACACCTTTTGGTATAGATTGCTCTGGCCTTACTCAAATGGTGTATAAATTAAACGGTTATAAATTATTACGTGATGCATCACAGCAAGCTACTCAAGGAGAAGCCTTAAGTTTTATTGAGGAAAGCGAACCCGGTGATTTAGCCTTTTTTGATAATAACGAAGGTATTATAACGCATGTAGGTATTATCATGAAAGATAATTACATCATACATGCGCATGGCAAAGTTAGAATTGATAGATTAGACCACTCAGGTATTTATAACGTTGACAAAAAAATGCACACGCATAAATTACGAGTCATAAAAAAAATAGTCTAA
- a CDS encoding acetyl-CoA C-acyltransferase — MNKEVVIVSAARTPIGSFLGALSTIPAPKLGAIAIKGALSKIDLNPELVEEVLMGNVVQAGTGQAPARQAAIYAGIPNTVPCTTINKVCASGMKAVMQAAQTIALGDADIVVAGGMENMSLIPHYLHARTGNKFGPASLIDGMQKDGLVDAYDQNAMGVCADACATEYKFSREEQDDFAIQSYNRSAAAWGAGKFDNEVIPVEVPQRRGEPMIVSKDEEFTNVKMDKIPQLRAAFTKEGTVTAANASTINDGAGAMILMSKEKASELGLTPLATIKSYADAAHEPEWFTTAPAKALPKALNKAGIKISDVEYFEFNEAFSVVGLANMKILGLNDNNVNVNGGAVSLGHPLGCSGVRIIITLLNVLEQNNAKIGAAAICNGGGGASAIVIER, encoded by the coding sequence ATGAATAAAGAAGTAGTTATTGTATCGGCTGCAAGAACTCCTATAGGTAGTTTTTTAGGCGCTCTGTCCACTATTCCTGCTCCAAAACTTGGAGCTATTGCTATTAAAGGAGCCTTAAGTAAAATAGATTTAAATCCAGAATTAGTTGAAGAAGTTTTAATGGGTAATGTTGTACAAGCTGGAACAGGGCAAGCTCCTGCAAGACAAGCTGCTATTTATGCTGGAATACCAAATACTGTTCCGTGTACCACTATAAATAAAGTGTGTGCATCTGGAATGAAAGCAGTTATGCAAGCCGCTCAAACCATTGCTCTTGGTGACGCAGATATTGTTGTCGCCGGCGGGATGGAAAACATGAGTTTAATTCCTCATTATTTACATGCTCGAACTGGTAACAAATTTGGACCTGCATCATTAATTGACGGTATGCAGAAAGATGGTCTGGTAGATGCTTACGATCAAAATGCTATGGGTGTTTGTGCTGATGCTTGTGCAACGGAATATAAATTCTCAAGAGAGGAACAAGATGATTTTGCCATACAATCTTATAATCGTTCTGCAGCAGCATGGGGTGCTGGGAAATTTGACAATGAAGTTATTCCTGTTGAAGTACCGCAACGTCGCGGAGAACCAATGATAGTTAGTAAAGATGAAGAGTTTACTAATGTAAAAATGGATAAAATCCCGCAATTACGTGCTGCATTTACCAAAGAAGGAACTGTAACTGCCGCTAATGCCTCAACCATTAATGACGGAGCTGGCGCCATGATTTTAATGAGTAAAGAAAAAGCTAGTGAATTAGGATTAACTCCCTTAGCAACCATAAAAAGTTATGCTGATGCAGCTCATGAACCTGAATGGTTTACAACAGCTCCGGCAAAAGCGCTACCAAAAGCTTTAAATAAAGCCGGAATTAAAATTAGTGATGTAGAATATTTTGAATTCAACGAAGCTTTCTCTGTAGTTGGCTTAGCTAATATGAAAATTCTCGGATTGAATGATAACAATGTAAATGTTAATGGTGGGGCCGTATCATTAGGGCATCCACTAGGTTGCTCTGGCGTAAGAATTATAATCACATTATTAAATGTTTTAGAACAAAACAATGCTAAAATTGGAGCAGCAGCCATTTGTAATGGTGGTGGTGGTGCATCTGCAATTGTTATAGAACGCTAG
- a CDS encoding HD family phosphohydrolase has protein sequence MKDFINKLYRNHSLIYKGLLFIATTFLIVYLFPKGGKFKYNFEKGKPWQSENLYAPFDFAIKKNEEEVTAEKDALVKNSILYFNLDNTIETKVKSLYKNQFKNTFSDSISRTIFNKLYKAGEMIIAELYLFGVLSENYNFSNDKAIVVLDGRVKKQDGFFSHLVKQDAVSKVIDNALSKQGLIHYKTDFTSLFFDLIEPNLTFDKSFTDKALQEEIGKIAYARGSIAKETLIVSKGEVVEGDKYQILKSLQSEYESQVWSESNYIWVLFAYTLLVALALLMLLLFLRKYRMTVFENNTKVTFIFFNISLLIFITTLVVNYDSKYIYIVPICILPLVFKAFFDARLGLFAHVLTVLLIGFIVPNSYEYMFLQIIAGIVTILTVSELYKRVNLFISVGQITLIYIIAYFAFFVIHEGSVKTIKWETFMWFILSGLATLFVQPLIYVYEKLFGLVSDVSLLELSDTNSKLLKELSNKAPGTFHHSLNVANLAEASANEIRANAMLVRVGALYHDIGKMKNPTYFTENQSTGINPHDELSSKESARIITDHVINGIEIARKNNLPDRVIDFIRTHHGTSVVYYFYMQEKKDFEEVDKLDFSYPGPKPFSKETAILMMCDSIEAASKSLKEPTSTKIDAFVENIINKQIEDGQFLNANITFKEIESIKKVLKHKLANIYHLRIEYPE, from the coding sequence ATGAAAGATTTTATAAATAAATTGTATAGAAATCATTCCTTAATTTATAAGGGATTATTGTTTATAGCTACCACTTTTTTAATTGTGTATTTATTCCCTAAAGGAGGAAAGTTTAAATATAATTTTGAAAAAGGTAAACCTTGGCAATCGGAAAATTTATATGCGCCTTTTGATTTTGCTATAAAAAAAAACGAAGAAGAGGTTACTGCTGAAAAAGATGCGTTAGTCAAGAATTCAATACTGTATTTTAATTTAGATAATACTATTGAAACTAAAGTAAAATCTTTGTATAAAAATCAGTTTAAAAATACGTTTTCAGATTCTATCTCCAGGACTATATTCAATAAGTTATACAAGGCTGGAGAAATGATTATCGCAGAACTGTATTTATTTGGAGTTTTAAGTGAAAATTATAATTTTTCAAACGATAAGGCTATAGTAGTACTTGATGGAAGGGTTAAAAAACAAGATGGTTTCTTTTCACATTTGGTTAAACAAGATGCTGTTTCAAAAGTCATTGATAATGCTTTAAGCAAGCAAGGATTGATCCATTATAAAACAGATTTCACTTCTTTGTTTTTTGATTTAATAGAACCCAATTTAACATTTGATAAATCGTTTACAGATAAAGCATTACAAGAAGAAATTGGTAAAATAGCTTATGCTAGAGGGAGTATTGCAAAAGAAACCTTAATCGTTTCAAAAGGCGAAGTTGTTGAAGGAGATAAATACCAGATTTTAAAATCTTTACAGTCTGAATACGAATCGCAAGTTTGGAGTGAGTCAAACTATATATGGGTGCTATTTGCATACACATTATTGGTTGCTTTGGCTTTATTGATGTTGCTTTTGTTCTTACGAAAGTATAGAATGACTGTATTTGAAAATAATACAAAAGTCACTTTCATTTTCTTTAATATTTCTTTATTGATATTTATTACAACCTTGGTAGTAAATTATGATTCCAAGTATATTTATATCGTTCCAATTTGTATTTTACCCTTAGTGTTTAAGGCTTTTTTTGATGCTAGATTGGGGTTGTTTGCACATGTGCTTACAGTATTGCTAATAGGTTTTATTGTGCCGAATAGTTACGAGTATATGTTTCTACAAATTATTGCAGGAATTGTAACTATACTAACTGTTTCAGAATTATATAAAAGAGTTAATTTATTTATTTCAGTAGGCCAAATAACACTTATTTATATTATAGCTTATTTCGCATTTTTTGTTATTCATGAAGGAAGCGTAAAAACTATAAAATGGGAAACATTTATGTGGTTTATTTTGAGTGGGTTAGCCACGCTGTTTGTACAACCTTTAATATACGTTTATGAAAAGCTTTTTGGTTTGGTTTCGGATGTATCACTTTTAGAACTATCTGATACTAATTCAAAATTACTTAAAGAGTTGTCTAATAAAGCACCAGGAACATTCCATCATTCTTTAAATGTAGCAAATCTAGCCGAAGCTTCAGCAAATGAAATTAGGGCGAATGCTATGTTGGTTAGAGTAGGGGCTTTGTATCATGATATAGGTAAAATGAAAAACCCTACTTATTTTACCGAAAATCAATCAACAGGAATTAACCCACATGATGAATTATCATCAAAGGAGAGTGCTCGAATCATTACAGACCATGTTATAAATGGTATTGAGATTGCTAGAAAAAATAATTTACCGGATAGGGTTATAGATTTTATACGTACACACCATGGTACCAGTGTTGTTTATTATTTTTATATGCAAGAAAAAAAGGATTTTGAAGAAGTTGACAAGTTAGATTTTAGTTATCCCGGACCCAAACCATTTAGTAAGGAAACAGCTATATTAATGATGTGTGATAGTATTGAAGCTGCTTCGAAGAGTTTAAAAGAGCCTACATCTACAAAGATTGATGCGTTTGTTGAAAATATAATAAATAAACAAATTGAGGATGGTCAATTTTTGAATGCAAATATTACATTTAAAGAGATTGAATCTATAAAAAAGGTGCTAAAACACAAGTTAGCAAATATTTACCATTTACGTATTGAATATCCAGAATAA